The following coding sequences lie in one Trichoderma breve strain T069 chromosome 1, whole genome shotgun sequence genomic window:
- a CDS encoding thymidylate kinase domain-containing protein, with translation MSSIHDLAAAAVAGTSSPAAGDDSTETKMRGAFIVLEGLDRSGKTTQVKLLEQRFVEEGRPVKVMRFPDRTTPIGQMIDGYLKSHVDMSDHAIHLLFSANRWEAAQQIRAYLAAGITVVSDRFYHSGIVYSAAKKNPHLPLSWARAPDTGLPRPDVVLFLDLDEEAARARGGWGSEKYEKEEMQRTVRELFWALSMGGKDIKGQDLLQQLGGIEGASWRQDEEDIVVVDASRAVEEVSEAIWRKVRARVDRVEAGEMGKVVRTAL, from the exons ATGTCTTCGATCCACgacctcgccgccgctgcagTCGCCGGCACTTCGTCCCCCGCGGCGGGCGATGACAGCACCGAGACCAAGATGAGGGGCGCCTTCATTGTGCTCGAGGGTCTGGACCGGAGCGGCAAGACGACGCaggtgaagctgctggagcagaGATTtgtggaggaggggaggcCGGTCAAGGTGATGAGATTTCCGG ATAGAACGACGCCGATTGGGCAGATGATTGATGGCTATTTGAAGAGCCATGTTGATATGAGTGACCATGCGATTCATTTGCTGTTTAGTGCCAACCGGTGGGAAGCTGC CCAGCAAATCCGGGCCTACCTCGCCGCCGGCATCACCGTCGTCTCGGACCGCTTCTACCACTCCGGCATCGTCTACTCAGCCGCCAAGAAGAACCCGCACCTGCCGCTGTCCTGGGCCCGCGCCCCGGACACTGGGCTGCCGCGGCCAGACGTGGTGCTGTTCCTGGACCTGGACGAAGAGGCCGCGAGGGCGCGGGGCGGCTGGGGCAGCGAGAAGTatgagaaggaggagatgcagcGGACGGTGCGGGAGCTGTTTTGGGCGCTGAGCATGGGCGGGAAGGACATCAAGGGGCAGGATttgttgcagcagctgggGGGTATTGAGGGCGCGTCGTGGAGgcaggatgaggaggatatTGTGGTGGTGGATGCGAGTAgggcggtggaggaggtgagTGAGGCTATCTGGAGGAAGGTCAGGGCCAGGGTTGATAGGGTGGAGGCGGGTGAGATGGGCAAGGTGGTGAGGACTGCGTTGTGA
- a CDS encoding porphobilinogen deaminase, dipyromethane cofactor binding domain-containing protein produces the protein MADEQPPALAQGPTTIRVGTRNSPLALAQADIVVAALQSVLPAYSFPISGMTTTGDRDQNTALYNFGGKGLWTTQLEDRLEANELDIIVHSLKDMPTTLPEGLVLGCVTKREDPRDTLVLKKELVDKHGWKTLADLPEGSIIGTSSVRRIAQLARRYPSLKFKDHRGNIQTRLRKLEEDPELTGIILAAAGLQRMQLDAHISQFLESDNGGILHAVGQGALGIECRAGDDKVLAALKMIEDKNARLATVAERSLMRALEGGCSVPIGVETKWVEPGQLRLRATVVSVQGTEGVDGEAVEPITTAEQADEFGAKMAADLVSRGANKILDDINKNKPAPPPPQ, from the coding sequence ATGGCCGACGAACAACCACCAGCCCTCGCACAGGGTCCCACGACCATCAGGGTCGGCACGCGAAACTCGCCTCTGGCCCTGGCCCAGGCAGACATTGTCGTGGCGGCGCTGCAATCCGTGCTGCCTGCGTATTCGTTCCCCATCTCCGGCATGACGACGACGGGCGATCGCGACCAGAACACTGCGCTGTACAACTTTGGCGGCAAGGGGCTTTGGACGACGCAGCTGGAGGACAGGCTCGAGGCAAACGagctcgacatcatcgtccatTCGCTAAAGGACATGCCCACGACCTTGCCCGAGGGCCTCGTGCTGGGCTGCGTCACTAAGCGAGAAGATCCTCGGGATACgctggtgctgaagaaggagctcGTCGACAAGCACGGCTGGAAGACGCTCGCCGACCTGCCTGAAGGAAGTATCATTGGCACCAGCAGCGTGCGGAGAATCGCCCAGCTCGCCCGACGATATCCCTCTCTCAAGTTCAAGGACCACCGCGGCAACATCCAGACCCGGctgaggaagctggaggaggacCCGGAGCTCACGGGCATCATCCTGGCGGCGGCCGGCCTGCAGCGCATGCAGCTGGACGCTCACATCTCACAGTTCCTCGAGTCGGACAACGGCGGCATCCTGCACGCTGTCGGACAGGGCGCGCTGGGCATCGAGTGCCGAGCCGGCGACGACAAGGTGCTGGCTGCGCTCAAGATGATCGAGGACAAGAACGCCCGTCTGGCAACCGTAGCCGAGAGGAGCCTGATGCGAGCCCTCGAGGGCGGGTGCAGCGTTCCGATTGGCGTCGAGACCAAGTGGGTTGAACCGGGACAGCTGAGGCTACGGGCCACGGTCGTGTCGGTCCAGGGCACAGAGGGCGTCGATGGCGAGGCGGTCGAGCCCATCACCACGGCGGAGCAAGCCGATGAGTTTGgagcaaagatggcggccGATCTGGTGAGCCGGGGCGCAAACAAGATCCTGGacgacatcaacaagaacaagccggcaccaccgccacctcAATGA
- a CDS encoding glycine cleavage h-protein domain-containing protein — protein MASIACSLRAARPVAMRLAPRAAPMVRLSMPVRSFTSSRMSLARKYTKDHEWIDLSADRKTGVIGVSEYAAEQLGDVVYVELPPAGEWTDQGDSIGAVESVKSASDINAPVRCKVTHTNALLEEKPATINQVPEDDSAGGGWIVKVEVDEEGAKQFDELMDAEAYKEFTAE, from the exons atggcttcaattgCTTGCTCGCTGCGCGCTGCCCGGCCTGTGGCCATGCGCCTTGCGCCCCGTGCCGCTCCGATGGTTCGGCTGTCGATGCCTGTGAGGAGCTTCACCAGCTCCCGCATGA GCCTTGCTCGCAAGTACACAAAGGACCATGAGTGGATCGACCTCTCCGCCGACCGCAAGACGGGCGTCATCGGCGTCTCCGAGTACGCCGCCGAGCAGCTGGGCGACGTCGTCTACGTCGAGCTCCCCCCCGCGGGCGAATGGACCGACCAGGGCGACTCCATCGGCGCCGTCGAGTCCGTCAAGAGCGCCAGCGACATCAACGCCCCCGTGCGCTGCAAGGTCACCCACACAAACGccctgctggaggagaagcccgCGACCATCAACCAGGTGCCCGAGGACGACAgcgctggcggcggctggatcgtcaaggtcgaggttgatgaggaGGGCGCGAAGCAGTTTGACGAGCTGATGGACGCTGAGGCGTACAAGGAGTTTACTGCCGAGTAA